CCTAAGTAGTTTATGCTTGACATTCTAAAATTAGTTTACAATATGCCATTGCACTAAAATGTAAAACAATATGTAGACTGGATTGCTTTTAAGCATTTGATTAGTAGCTACAATGCTGTGCAGCATTATGGTTCTCCACAAAGATCTGGGCCACTAATAAGATGTTTTGTGTTAGTTTGGCTGATTGTATGAATAATGTTGAATGAAACTAAAGCAACTTTACAGAATTTCTGTTCTACATCTGTGTTATCATGTACATTGGTTTAAGTACAGAGaccaatttaaaacaaaataaataatcaTCAAAATAATGCTTGTTTGCTTACACAGAGTGCCTCATAGAATTGGAACCAGTGGTTCGAACCTTTAATGATCTGACTCTGCTTGAGGATGTTTTGTATCTCAAACGAGCCAAAGTGAGTGCACCTTAATTTAATTCTACTGGTTAGCATATGATGAAAACCAAGAGTTAGGAAGTATTGATTAGTTTTTACAATGATTATAACATACATCTCAATCAGCTGAGCAGCACCATGTTTTCATTAAATCAATATGGTGCAATGCGTACAGCGATGCAAATATAGCCTCCTGACTGGTAAAAGAAGTAGATGGAGGCCTATTGAGAAATATGGCAATAGGGAGGGATTGCAAAGACAAACTTTTGTCATAGTTTTATAAGCAATTGATTCAATCCAGACTTGGAATCGACATAATTGCATGTGGAATTAGAAAACTGAAAATACAGATTTGAACAAAACGAATTGAATGCTTAATTACACAGCCTAAACAGTGATGGAGCACTTAGATTGCATTTCACTTAATCTGCACTGTAGATGCAGTTATATCAAAATAAacctagtcagaccacacttgaagtttTGTATTTAATAGTAACAGAAGTTCAGGAACTGCACAGCTTTGATACCTGCAACTAGATGTGTTAATGTGTGAAGAATCAAAATTTTAGTGTGTTATTAAGCAGTTCTGCTTCCTACCTAGAGTAATCAATGCTGGAATGGACTGGGGTAGGGTGAGAACACTTATGCACATACTAAAGCTATGAATGAAAAGTAGTTGCAACCTGCATAAGAGAGACCTAAATGCaaataaaaatgttttaatatttttataaTTGTAGGGGAATTGTGCCTCAGACAACTTCTCTGCATCATTTGAAAAGGTAAATGCAGATCTGAAGACACTCAATATACCAGTGCAGGTAATAAATAAATGCCCTACACTAAGTATGtgtttttccaaaaaaaaaattgctttgaCCTTAACAATGGACGGTGGAAGTTGGGAAGCAGGGGAGGAAAACAGCATGCACCAGATTGTAATTTAAAATCTGTAGTTTTTCTTGTTTGTTTTAACTAAAATTAAGGGATAAAATTATTGTATAAATTTATGATGGGATTATTTTATAAGCCATTTTCATACCTTGAGAATAATCCAGGATGCTTACGGTAGAAACAGCATTATAAACCCAGTGGCCAAATGCTCGTTCGCAAAACTAGGTGAAATTCTGCCATTGGTGAGAACAAAAGTTGAATGAAGATGGGGGAAAATGTGTTCAGATCTTAGTGTACTTCAGCTGAGAAGTTCTACATGAGGATTGCAAATTTACAACATTGAAAATTTAATATACACAATAGATTGATATATCACTCAAATACATGGTATTCCCTATCAGAGTGGCAAGACTCACTGTCAAAATATATTAAGAGTGGCAGCATTTTGAAAGGAAGTCAGTGGAATGTAAATAGACTGTTGCTTTGACAGGAAAGTGAAGGTTCCAGTGGACATCATTTGATGGAATAGGTTCAAATAGCTCAATTTAATCTCAGAGAATATGTAAAGAATACAAGCTGAAATTCTTACTGTTCACAGACAtctacaaaacaagaaaccccaaagaatgaatgaaacaTCAGAATCCCgaagccccccccccatctatTCCACATGCAAACAGCAGCAGAAGCAAAGGCACCAACCCTCCCACCATAGACGAAATTTGAGCTGTAAATCACAGACTCCAACAGAACCCCATACCACCTTGAAAAGCAAAGAAAGACATAAGAGAAGAAGAATAAGCTGTTTCGTGGATGAACTTGAAGGAGTTACCTGGGTCTATCAAAACCACTGGCACCACTTTTCCTAGATCCTCGTCCTCACCATATTATACAGACAGCTGACTTCAAAGTCAAAACTTACATCAGTTCGGTACTGGTGGAGAAATTTGAAAATTTATGTTTCAAGCCACAGGTTTGCAGGGTGATCAGGTATAACATTAGGATTGTTAAATTTAGTTCCAAACCGTATACGATCTATCTGTAATATTGGCTCGGTATTTTCCTCCATTATCATGACCTGACCTGCTGGTCATATCCAACAGTTTCATAACAGTTTACAATCTTTTGTCTGTATTATCTCCAGTGACCCACTGACCATTGcttatcacacacaaaatactggaagaactcatcaagtcaggcagcattaatagagagaaataaatagtTTATGTATCAGACCAatacccttcgtcagtcctgaaaagttgactgtttatttcccctcatTAGTACTGTCTGACTTACTGGGTTCCTGCAGCATTTGGTATGTGCTGCTCAAGACTTTCAATAACTACAGAATCTCGTGtccctgttttttttaaaaaaaaatggattcTAGAACAATAAGGAAGCTAATGGGGTGAACTGTAATTCTGGTTGCCAGATAGTTGTTTAGCTTGACCATGGTCAAGGAGATACCAGAGACCCCAGCATTATCATGCACAATGGTTGTAACTGTCTGACATTATTTGGGACCCAGTCAATCTTGTAACTTATTTTACAATAATTTGATAACAATAAATCAGTTTTTAAGTTAATCTTCTTTGAATGAATTCTGTTGTACTACAGGCAGTGAATACAGAACCACAAAGCTTATCCTCCCAACAGGGAAATGTCTCCTATCAGCCATCATCAGGATCTCACAATCAGCTCTCACAAGCAACTTCTTTATTCTCTTCGTGCAACCCAATTTCCTCTTCAATGCAAGACAGAGTTGCTATTCCAGTGGAAGATAGAGCTGATATGCACAAGAAAATAAGTAAGTATAAAGGATTTTTGATGCTGTATTGCTGGTATTTGATTCAATTGATGAAACAGATGTAGAGCAGGGATCCATGAAATGTGCTTGTTGTAAaaatgagaaaaaagaaaaaaaacagtcCACAAGTCTAGGAAAGGTTGGAAGATCAGTGTAAGGGACAGCAGAGAAAGTAAAGACAATTTACCACATGATAAATGAAAAGTTGTGAAGGTTAAGAGGTAATGGAAGGAAagtaaaacaaaaagtaaaaaaatatttttttttgaaGAATTTGATGCAATTGATTAGCATCAGTTGAAATATTGAAAGCAAAATAACTACTGCTAGAATCAGTCTAGCAGGAAGAGCTTGAGTCACAAGTAAATAGAGTTCTGAAAGGAGCTTGAAACTGTGTTAGTATATTCTGTATGAAATATGAAGATGAACAAGGGTGTGGCATGAATATATTTTGCAAGACAGAGATAAATTCCAGTGTCAGTAACAAGCATGAAGTGCAGATGCCCCAGAAAAATTAGGAAGGCATGATTGTCAGCCCTTTTCAGTGCAAATCAGGAGTCAGCTCTGGAGAGGTGCAAATTTGAGAACAGGAGCTTTACATTTGAGACAGTGATGAAAGAGAGATGCAATGAGTAAATTAATTTTGAAGATATGAACTGATTTTCTAGAGGATTAAATACTAGCAAGAAAAGCATTGTTGTCAAGTCTGCAGGTAATGAATTCTTCAATGGGAGTAGTAGATGTGAAAGTGGATAAAGTAGCAGAGAGTTAGCCTTTAAAAAGTGGAAAATTTCAACCATTAAAAGGTCCTTTTCACCATTGAGTTAAGCCAGAGTGTTCATAAAGGCAATATTTAATAACCTTGTACAACTAGAAGAGGTACAGTGTACATTAGTTAAAataaaggttaaataaataggttatgATTTGCCACTTAAAGTTGTCaactgcatcccttatagttttaagtACCGGATTCCACACTTTAGGAATGTGTAACAATTTTAGTTTTAGTTTTTGGAAATGATTCATTTGGAGGGGGGCTAGAATCATTGATGAAGTGTTCCTAGTGGGAATATAAAATTCCCCCAGAGCTGGTGATAATTCTATGTGTGACACGAGAGAGTAGCAGTTAGCATTTTGCTTTACAATGCCTGTGTTCACCGACCAGGATTCAATTCTCCACATGGGTtgacacggtagcatagtggctagcactacactttacagcaccagcgacctgggttcaattcctgccgttgcctgttctccccttgactgtgtgggtttcctccgacagtccaaagaggtacaagttggtaggttaattggtcattgtaaattgtcccattttaGGCAAGGTTTAAATGAGGGGATTGCTGGACTATAAAGgcatgttccatgctgtatctcaataaataaataaatagaatggaAAATCTGTTATCAGAGAAAACCCAAATAGATCATCGATTTTATAATTCCCATGTATATTTACATGCCAGAAAATTAAAGTAAGATATGGAGGTATAGTAAATTCAGTTAATGCAAGGTGGTACAAATTTTGTTCAATAAAATTGATTGTCTTTCAAATGTAAatttattttctcctatcttttGGGTTCATTAATCCTTAGTATTTAAAGCATGAGCTGTTTGTGAACAATGGTGTTTGCAGACTCGTTCCAATATTTAATTAATTCACTTTGCTGActaactcactatttttgcaAAATGATTAGCTTTCAAAATATTTTATTccaaaattagaatcaggtttattatcacttgttgtgaaatttgttgttattgtGGCAGCCGTACATTGCAAGACATAAAATACTTTGACAAGTTACAATAATTAACGAAATAACATAGCGCAACAGAAGAATacaaaggtagtgttcatgaacggTTCAAAAACAGGCAGAGGAaaaaaagctgttcttaaaatacaGTGTGTGCATCTTCTGGCTCTTGTACCACCTCCTGTTGATAGTAATAaggagagggcatgacctggatggtgaggatccttaatgagtATGACCTTTACTGCTATTGTTTAATCCTTTCTGATATGTCTGTTACTATACAGATAATACAGACAAAAATGTACAGTCTAGTATGAAGTGTCAAGAAGAATTGTACCCAGCATCTTTAGCTGGCCTCAGAGATGAAGGCAGTTTGTCTCAGACTGCTATATGCCAACCAGATGACAACTTTTCTCCACGAAGTGGAATTCCGGAAAGTGAATCGGATTGCGGATTGGGACTAATAACACTGCAACCTTCCACTAGTAAGTACAATTAAATTGTGATTGACTATAACTTAAGCCCATATTTTTATACTTGGAAATTTCCAGCTAGATAGAAACAGTTTGTTATTTGCTGAAATTCATGGATTTAGAGTACTGGAGCCTCACCAGGCAAtggaagcaaaaaaaaatctatgaataactggagagagagagagagagcaaaacagCACAGATACAGTCCCTTTGGCCAAACGAGTCCATGCAGATCATGGTACCcatccagctagtcccaatttgtTACATTTAGCCCATTTTCCTCTGAGCCATTCCCCATCCAAATGCTCCCTAGATGGTATTatggtacctgcctcaaccacttgtgCAAGCTCATTGTGTTACTCACCACCCTCTACAAGAAAAAGTTGCTACTCAGGAACCCTTTAATGTCTTTCCCCTCTCATGCAAAATCACCCAAACTCCCCTACCCTTGGGAAAAGACTGTTATCAACCACCTtacctatgtctctcataattttaaatatttcattcTTCAGTGttacaaggaataaagacctagtcTGGCCAACCTCGAACAACTCAAGTCCTTTAGTCCTAGTAACATCCTCATAAACCTTTTCAGTACACCTTTCCAGTTCAACCACGTTTCCTACAGCAGTGTGACCAAAACCATATATAGTACAAGTGCGGCCTCACAAACAGCAGGCACAATtgtaacataatgtcccaacttctacgctcaatgccctgactgaaggccagcatgctaaatgccttttTTTAAATGCCctgtctgtgatgctgctttcaactatgtatgaggggtgattgataagtttgtggcctaaggtagaaggagtcaattttagaaaacctagcacatttatttttcaacatagtcctctcctacgTTTACActacttagtccagtggtcatggagcatacagaccttggacctccagaaagtgtccacatatgggtgattgataagtttgtggcctaaggtagaaggatgagagttattaatttcaaactttctgcataatcactcagcgagagctgtataactcatctccttctaccttaggccacaaacttatcaatcgcccctgctgtggacactttctggaggtccaagatccgtatgctccacgactgctggactaagtgtgtaaatgtaggaggggactatgttgaaaaataaatgtgctaagttttctaaaaatgactgcttctaccttaggccacaaacttatcaatcacccctcctaCTGCAGTCCCCAGTGCCTTATCATTTATAGTACAAGCCCAATGCTGTTTTGACttgccaaaatgcatcacctcacacttaacttaTGAAATCCTTTTCCTACTCCTTGGCCCACTTTCCAAACTAATCAAAATCCCCTTATCTATAATAAACTTCTTCACTATCAACACTGTttaattttgtgtcatccacaaacttattgGTGAAGCCTTGtgtattcacatccaaatcatttatataaatgttGGAACTCTACCACTACTTAATTATTTCCTGCCAGTCAACAATGTacagcctagcgtcactttatggatatataattaatctatgtatataagcaatcttatgtatttatatctattgtgtttctttttattattattgtgttctttatttttgttctgtttttttttaatgttgcatcggatccagagtaacaaacaaTGATTTCAttttccttacacttgtgtacaggaaatggcattaagcaatcttgaattctTGAATTAAAAGGCCTTCAGGAAGGAGTTTGAGCTTGGTGTAGGTGGATAGTGTAAGATGAGGCAACTTGGAGAGATTTCAATGCCCAGTATCAAATACATTTTACAGCAAGATAGAGTACAGTCTGATGTGACTAATAACCTGAAATTGCATCTATGGCATTTTCTTTGATACAAATCTAAAGATATAATGAAACATTCATTTGATGAATGTTAAGCAAAACTAGCAGCAACTGCTATGTAAATGAATCCTAGAGTTATTCTCATCCACTAACTGAGAAAACTGACAGTTCTAAAAATCTTAGACAATTCCACCTATCCCAGTGGAAATTACCTTTTTAGTATCTTCAATCCCAAAGTCAAAGTCAgatttattgtcagatgcacatgCATTCTAATTTGTAGCAGCACCAGAGGCAAATAGCATTAGGTAAGCAGCATTCACAGCATTTTTTACTGGATTGATTAAAGGTGAGATTTAACATTGGAGATTAGTTGCCAGGTGAGTGGATTGCAGCCCCAATATGGAGGAAATATTCGACCATaaccacagatttttgttttcttGCTTTAAGGAAACGAAAGTCCTTTAAAATGAGGAACCCTTTTCTTCTATGTCATTACAAAAGCTGGAAGCCAGTAATATAAAGGTACCCCCGAATTCTATTGCAATTTGCTTCATTATAAGGAACCCAGCCATTGATCCAACACCAAATCCATAGGAATTCCTGCAGGAGGCAAATAAAACACAGATTTGGTATTTCCACTCCCATCTGAAGTTTTATCACTTGTTTCCCAGAATCTTTGTTGATCTTCACATTTTGTCCACTGCTCCACTCTGCACTCAGACACTAACTAGGCTGTTCTAAAGTTGCCAAAGCATTTTAAGTAAAATctgtattagaacatagaacacaataCAAGTACAAACCATTCGACCCACAATTCTGTGCCAACATTATATCTACTCCAGGATTaatgtaacccttccctcccccccacatGGCCctcttttctttcagccatgtgcttatctaaaagtCTGTTAAATgaccctaatatatctgcccctACCagcaccctggcagtgtgttccatgcacccactactctttATGTAAAGCAAaaccctgacatccccctatactttcctccaatcaccttaaaatcatgccctctcgtattagcttttatctatgcttcttatacacctttatcaagtcaccttttatccttcttcactccatggcaactttgagggatctatgacatggactccaagatcccttgattcctccatactgctaagaatcctgctctGTTTTCAAGTTTGAAATTCCAAAGTTTATCACTTCAcgcttttccagattgaactccttcTCACTCAGAACTTTGATGCCGTACTATGAGATTTTCTAAGCTGTTAGATATTAATACTATTAATACGCCAACACATTTGATTCCCTTTGTGGCTGTTGGGGTTATGGTTAGAATGGTGAATCCAGAGATTTAGAAGAGAATGCAGGGAGTGGGGCCCTGAAGAGCCAGATCCTAGGGAACAGATTTTCAGATTTTTACTGTATTCAGAGGTATAGCCCTCACCCAATAAAAATAATCAAACACTATTTTATCattgttgtttgtgtcaaatacATTAATACTGTTAGTGCTGGACTCCATTTACTTATGAAAATTACATTTGCAGGTTTCCTCACAGAATCAATCCTTCGAGGTGTGGCTGATCAGTGGAttcaaagcaaaagagaggatatTATTAATCAAATGACAGAAGCATGTCTTAATCAAACACTGGATGCCCTCATTTCTCGTGACCTAATAATGAAGGAGGACTATGAACTCATCAGCACCAAACCCACTAGAACAGCCAAAGTCCGACAACTCTTAGACACTAGTGACAACCAAGGAGAAGACTTCGCCAAAGTCATTGTTCAGAAGTTAAGGGACAATAGGCAAATGGGACTTCAACCTTATCCAGAGCTATGTACGTTATCCAGTCCAGTGTCTCTTAT
This sequence is a window from Hemitrygon akajei chromosome 1, sHemAka1.3, whole genome shotgun sequence. Protein-coding genes within it:
- the ripk2 gene encoding receptor-interacting serine/threonine-protein kinase 2 isoform X3, which translates into the protein MGIVTEYMSNGSLDQLLHQKETYPILPWSLRLRILYEIALGVNFLHNMNPPLLHHDLKAQNILLDGEFHVKIADFGLSKWRRLTMSKSSGVKSPTAGGTVIYMAPEQYEPNKVKRADVKHDMYSYAIIMWEVLSRKQPFEDATNPVQVMFSVLRGTRPDTSEESLPLDIPNREILLELMTSGWSQNPNERPSFIKCLIELEPVVRTFNDLTLLEDVLYLKRAKGNCASDNFSASFEKVNADLKTLNIPVQAVNTEPQSLSSQQGNVSYQPSSGSHNQLSQATSLFSSCNPISSSMQDRVAIPVEDRADMHKKINNTDKNVQSSMKCQEELYPASLAGLRDEGSLSQTAICQPDDNFSPRSGIPESESDCGLGLITLQPSTSFLTESILRGVADQWIQSKREDIINQMTEACLNQTLDALISRDLIMKEDYELISTKPTRTAKVRQLLDTSDNQGEDFAKVIVQKLRDNRQMGLQPYPELCTLSSPVSLISLMPTHLKSK